In Canis lupus familiaris isolate Mischka breed German Shepherd chromosome 5, alternate assembly UU_Cfam_GSD_1.0, whole genome shotgun sequence, a genomic segment contains:
- the B3GAT1 gene encoding galactosylgalactosylxylosylprotein 3-beta-glucuronosyltransferase 1 (The RefSeq protein has 1 substitution compared to this genomic sequence), translated as MPKRRDILAIVLIVLPWTLLVTVWHQSTIAPLLTTHKGEPLTDSRREAAPGADPREYCMSDRDIVEVVRTEYVYTRPPPWSDTLPTIHVVTPTYSRPVQKAELTRMANTLLHVPNLHWLVVEDAPRRTPLTARLLRDTGLNYTHLHVETPRNYKLRGDARDPRIPRGTMQRNLALRWLRETFPRNSSQPGVVYFADDDNTYSLELFEEMRSTRRVSVWPVAFVGGLRYEAPRVNGAGKVVGWKTVFDPHRPFAIDMAGFAVNLRLILQRSQAYFKLRGVKGGYQESSLLRELVTLNDLEPKAANCTKILVWHTRTEKPVLVNEGKKGFTDPTVEI; from the exons ATGCCGAAGAGACGGGACATCCTTGCGATTGTCCTCATCGTGCTGCCCTGGACGCTGCTGGTCACCGTGTGGCACCAGAGCACCATCGCGCCTCTGCTCACCACGCACAAGGGTGAGCCCCTGACC GACCCCCGGCGCGAGGCGGCCCCGGGCGCCGACCCCAGGGAGTACTGCATGTCGGACCGCGACATCGTGGAGGTGGTGCGCACGGAGTACGTGTACACGCGGCCGCCGCCGTGGTCCGACACGCTGCCCACCATCCACGTGGTGACGCCCACCTACAGCCGCCCGGTGCAGAAGGCCGAGCTCACGCGCATGGCCAACACGCTGCTGCACGTGCCCAACCTGCACTGGCTGGTGGTGGAGGACGCGCCGCGCCGGACCCCGCTCACCGCGCGCCTGCTGCGCGACACGGGCCTCAACTACACGCACCTGCACGTGGAGACGCCCCGCAACTACAAGCTGCGCGGCGACGCCCGCGACCCCCGCATCCCGCGGGGCACCATGCAGCGCAACCTGGCCCTGCGCTGGCTGCGCGAGACCTTCCCGCGCAACTCGAGCCAGCCCGGCGTCGTGTACTTCGCCGACGACGACAACACCTACAGCCTGGAGCTCTTCGAGGAG ATGCGCAGCACCAGGAGGGTGTCTGTGTGGCCTGTCGCCTTCGTTGGTGGCCTTCGCTACGAGGCGCCGCGGGTCAACGGCGCCGGGAAGGTGGTCGGCTGGAAGACGGTGTTCGACCCGCACCGGCCCTTCGCCATCGACATGGCTGGATTTGCCGTCAACCTGCGGCTCATCCTGCAGCGCAGCCAGGCCTACTTCAAGCTGCGCGGAGTCAAAGGCGGCTACCAGGAAAGCAGCCTCCTCCGAGAACTCGTCACCCTCAATGAcctggagcccaaggcagccaaCTGCACCAAG ATCCTGGTCTGGCACACGCGGACAGAGAAGCCGGTGCTGGTGAATGAGGGGAAGAAAGGCTTCACCGACCCCACTGTGGAGATCTGA